CCCCACAGGCTCACCCACACGCCGCCGGTCGGATCGCCCACCACCGCATGCGGTTTGCCGGCAGATCGAGTTCCTGGATGGCGTCGTCGACCGGGATACGGCCGAGCTTGTCGGCCAGGATCTCGGTGAACCACACCGCGTCGTCGTGCGTGGCGGCGATGCCGACGGGCCCGGCGCGCGGCGTCCGCACGTCCCGGATCGTCAGGTCACCTGACGGCTCGAGTCGGCCGACCGCGTTGGCCTGGTTCAGCGTGAACCACAGCGCCCCGTCGGGTCCCGCGGTGATCATCGACGGCGTCCCGCCCGGGAACGCGACCTCCGTGACCACCCCGTCGAGGTCTATCCGGCCCACCACGCCCGACGTCATCGTGGTAAACCACAGTGCCCCGTCTGGTCCCGCGGTGAGACCGAAAGGTGCACTGCCGGAGGTCAATTCAAACTCAGAGAGGTCGCCGTCGGTGGTGATCCGCCCGATCCGGTCGTCGCCGTTGCGGGTGAACCACAGTGCGCCGTCGGGTCCCGAGACGATGATCGACGGCTTGCTCTGCGGCGCAACGGGATACACCTCGAGAACACCGTCGGCGGTCACCCGGGCGATCTCACCGGTGTGCACCAGCGTCACCCACATCGCGCCGTCGGGACCCGAGGTCAGCGCGTACGGACCGCCCGCGACGGGGACATCGAGAATACGACTCATACAAGCGTTTTCGTTGTCACGGTTTCTGATTTCCCCTCTGCGGTCATCCTCAGGGGGTACCTTAGCCGGTTGCGTCCACGCGCATTGATCAGCTGTCGACCTCAAGCAGTTGCGACGGAGGTGCGGGTGGCACATAGCCCGCACCATGGCCCCATGGCAAGCAACCCGGAATGCCGAATTTTCGAGAATTCTCGAGACCACAGAATCCCTCAACGCTCTGAGGGCGGGGTGCCAGCACCGTTCGACCATGCAACAAATCGCGCAACTGATGCATGGTCGACTCGTCCTTCGGGCTGCTGTCGACTAGGCGGTAGGCCAAGATCCTCGTCATGAGAACGTCGCTCGCGGCCAGCACATCCTCACGCCTGCGGAACTCGATGGTGATGGACAACGGCCAGCGCACTGGTTCCGGCCCATTCGTGTTCTCCTGTTCCTCGGCGAAAATGCGCAGCGAAGTGCCGAACCACTCCCAGTGCTTGATCCAGGGAAACCTCAATTGCCCAGCGAGGGCAGTGTTTTCGACCGTCTTGGAAGCCTTCCGGGCGCCGATAGCATCGCCGACGATCGTGCTGCCCCGAACCCGTACGCGGCGTTTGACGTAATTCGCGCAGATATACGCGAGCCGTGACTCGGTCAGATAAAAGGCTATTTCGGTCCGGTCAAGCGACAGCACGGCTCTCCAACTCAACGAGTCGCGAGGCGGCATCCAAACATCCTCGAAAACAAGCATTTTGGCGCTGATCGGCCCGAAAACATCTCCATCGCTGGGCTGGGGTTTCAATGTGAGGTCATCGGTCAAACCGGGGCGGCCGAACGTCTCCTGCTCCCCTACCTCATGAATGTCAAGAAATGGGCATTCAATCAACGTGTGCTCCCTGACGCGATGCCACAGCTGTCCAGGCAGCCTAAACCGTTTCCGTACTGGGCGTTTCGCCGAACCGGGCCAACACCAGCGTCGCCGCGACGGCGACCCCCAATCCCGCGGCCACCATCCAGCCGAGACCATCCCGGGTTTGGTCGCCGAGCCAGACCACGCCGATGATGGCCGGCAAAACCGTTTCACCGACCACCATTCCGGCCACCGCAGTGGTGACCGAGCCGCGATGCAGCGCGGAGGTGAGCAACAGAAAACCCGCCACACCGCCGACGGCGCTGGCGTACAGCGCCGGGTTGGCGTAGAAGGCGGCTTTGGTGGGATCGAGCGAGTCAATCAAGTTCACGCCGACCTCGACGAGGCCGAACCCGGTCCCTGCACTCAGCCCGAGGGCAAGGGCGCGCGGACGGTCGGGCAACCGGCCGGCGGCGGCCCCGGCAATGAATACCACTGCGGCGACGCCCAACAGCGCCCACGCCAGTCCCGCGGGGCCGTGACCGTCGCCTTCCGGTCCGGCCGCGATGCCGAGCATCGCCAAGCCCACACACACCACGCCCACAGCCGTCCACTCGGCCCGTGACAGGCGCACCGACAACATCCATGCGGCGACGATCGCCGTGACCGCGATCGAGGCGGCCAACGCGGCGGCGACCACGTAGATCGGCACCAATCGCAACGCCACGACCTGGAACGCAAAGCCGAGGCCGTCGAGACCGATGCCTACGAGGTAGCGCCACTGCCGCAGGGCGCGCATCAGCAGCACCGCGTCGACCCCCGAGCCGCTGCCCGCTTCCACCGACCGGGCTGCCGCCGCCTGCAACACGGACGCCATTCCGTAACACACCGAGCAAGCCAGGGCGAACAACAGTCCGATCAGCACGTACCGACGATACGAGAAGGGGGTGGCAGCTATTGCAATGATTTGCCTCAGCGCCCACGATCAGTTATCGGGCACTGCTAAGTGGGAACGACATCATGGCCATCTCTCGAATTCTTTTCGCGGCTGCTATCGCGGTCGCTGCCAGCCAGGCAGTCACGCTGGCCCGGCCCGCGGTCGCGTCGGCGTCGGCCTTGGCCGACGGCATGTACCGGTTCGATTTCGACGGGAGTAAGCAGACGGTCGACGGCGTACCGAAGCCGACCGGTGCGCATTCCACCGTGATCGCGATGCGCTCCGCGTGCCCGCCCGCCGGGTGCGTCGCGACGGCATGGGACACCTCGATCGGCCCGACGTGGCTGCAGCCGCCCGAGGAGGGTGCGCTCGCGTTCCGCGAGAACCGCGACCAATGGGTAGCGACCAGATGGAAGATGTTCACCTGCAACAACTCCATGAAGCAAGGCACCGAGACGCTTTCATTTCAGGTGAGACCGGACGGAACCTTCGTCGGAGTGAGTACGCAGTTGGAGGCGCCCTGCGCCCCGATAGTCATCCCGTTTGTCGCGACGAGAGTGGGGGACATTTCACCCGACGTCCAGGTCGCAGATCCTAATTCCGCGTAAGCCCTGCTGCACAACAGAATTCGCGACGACCGGTGGACCAGCCAACCTTCGGGCACGTGCGAACCGACCGGGTCGGCGGTCCCTGGGCCTCACTCGCCGACGAGCCGATGGTGCGCCGCACTTTCGTTCTTCCCCTCGCGCTTCCGCCGCGCGGAGAACATACTTTGCTGGTAGCAAACACCCCTCACAGAAGGAGGCGAGCGTGATGTCGCTTCGCGGACTGCGCCTGCTGGTTATTCCTGCCATCGTTGCCACCGGTTTTTCCCTCAGCAGCGGCATCGCCCTCGCGGACGATGACGCCTATCTGGCCCAGATGAGCAAGCTTGGTTTCACCGGCGACAAGGACACGATGATCGCCCTGGGACACGCTATCTGCGCCGACCGCAGCATGGGTGAGACCCCGGACCAACTGGCCAAGGTGGTTCAGACGAAATTCACCAACGCTACGTATCAGGACGCCACCGCGGCCGTGAGCGCAGCGGAATCCGCCTACTGCCCCTAAACGCGGATCGGCCGGCGACACCCGGTCGCTGGTTGCGCATTCCGGCTAGAGCCGGCAAACGGTCCGGTGGGTCCGAATGTCGATTCCTGCTGTCGACGGCCGGCGTGTGCAGGAATGTAGCTGACGCTTGCCATAGCCACGCATCGGTCACGAATGGCACAGTGGGACTGTGCTTGTCGTCGATCGTGACTTCGTCTGCGCGCTCGGTAACTGCGAACCGTGTGATTGCGGGTGCGAGCAGTGACCACGGGTCTGTCTGAACAACGCCGCCAGTCGCTGGCGCGCCGGATCCGGTGGCTGGTAGCCACGACGATCACCTACAACGTCATAGAGGCGATCGTCGCGATCGCGGCCGGAACGGTCGCCGACTCGACAGCTCTGATCGGGTTCGGACTCGACTCGGTGATCGAGGTGTCGTCAGCGGCGGCGGTGGCTTGGCAGTTCGCCGCCCCCGACCCCGAGGCGCGCGAACGAATCGCGCTGCGCCTCATCGCATTTTCCTTCTTCGGGTTGGCGATCTATGTGACCGTCGAGTCGATCCGGTCATTGCTGGGCCAGAGTGAAGCACGGCCGTCCACGCCGGGCATCATCCTTGCGGCGGTGAGCCTGGTCGTCATGCCCGTGCTTTCCTACACGCAGCGCCGAGCCGGCCGCGAACTCGGATCACTGTCCGCCGTGGCCGATTCCAAGCAGACGCTGCTGTGCACGTATCTCTCGGCGGTGTTGCTTGTCGGCCTGCTCCTCAACACCGCGTTCGGGTGGGCCTGGGCCGACCCCCTCGCGGGCCTGGTGATCGCCGGCATCGCCGTCAAAGAGGGAATGAACGCCTGGCGAGGCGACACGTGCTGCGCGGCACCGCCGACGTCCACGGCGGCCGCACATGATTGCGACTGCTGCGACGACTAGCTGTTTCGCGCAGCATGATCGGAACCGAAAACCGCTGACTCCCGCTGGGAAGCCAGCACCTAGCAGTTTTCTATGAACTCACTTGTAAAAATATTCTGAGCTGCCCGTTCGCCGATATCCTTCAGCCATATTGTGCATAGGCAACAAAGCCGTGGCGGAAGGGCGTAGCGATGAGGCCGACCTTGCCCCTGGCAGCACTTGCGCTAGTATCTTGCGGTTTTGCCGGCCTAACCCCGACGGCAAGCGCCGAAGTCTCCGCCACCGACGGCGTCTACGCCTACATGGAAGGTCCCGTCACCGCGGGAACATGGACCATCAGGACGACGTGCAGCCCACAGTGCGTCGCACACGTGACGACCGCCCCGGGCCACGGTTTCGCCGCCCCGCTGGTCAACGGCCGCCATCTGGTGACGCGGACCGTGCCGGAAGGCGTCACATGTCCCTCGTATTTTCTCGGCGACAACGGATCCTCGTGGGGTAGCGGCACGCACCCCGTCACCGTCCGGCAGTGGTGGGACCCGGTCACGCTCGTCGGCGGCGTGGACTTCCTGGAAAGCTCCGCACCCTGTGGAATCCCCAACCCGCATGACACCTTCACGCTGGTCAAGATCGGTTAGCGGCCCTCGCCCACGAACGCTTCAAGAATTTCCCAAGAACTCCCCTGCAAGCTTCTCCGCAATACCCCGCTTCGGCGGTGGAGACGCATACGAAGGGGACGAGACCATGACGAACCGCTCACGCCGCCACTTACGGCCAGTGCGCGATGTCACCGCGCCGGCGCTGCAGTTCCGCACCATCCACGGCCACCGCCGCGCCTTCCGCATCGCCGGATCCGGCCCGGTCGTCGTGCTGCTGCATGGCGTCGGCGACAGCTCGACGACGTGGGAACCGGTGCACGCCAAGCTTGCCCAACGATTCACCGTGATCGCCCCGGACATGCTGGGCCACGGCGAGTCGGACAAGCCCCGCGCCGACTACTCGCTGGCCGCCTTCGCCAATGGCCTGCGCGACCTGCTGACCGCCCTGGAAATCGACCGGGTCACCCTGGTCGGGCACTCCCTGGGTGGCGGCCTCGCGGCCCAGTTCGCCTACCAGTACCCGCAATTCGTCGAGCGCGTGGTGCTGGTCAGCGCCGGCGGCGTCACCACGGAGGTGAGCGCGGCTCTACGCTTCGCGGCGATGCCCATGGGCGCTGAGATGCTCTCGGCGCTGCGGCTGCCCGGCGCGGTCCCCGCCCTGGGCCTCGTCAGCCGCGCGGTCGGGCACATCGCCGGCTCCACCCGGCTCACTCGCGACGTCGCCAGCCTGCCGCGCCTGGTCGGCGGGTTGAGCAAGCCCGGTGCCGTCGAAGCATTCGCCCGCACCCTGCGCGCCGTCGTCGACACCCGCGGCCAGTACGTCACCATGCTCGACCGGACCTACCTGATGCACGACCTTCCGGTGCAGATCATCTGGGGCGAGGACGACCTGATCATCCCGGCGAGCCACGCCCGGGTCGCCCACGAACAGATCCCCGGCTCGCGCCTGGAAATCTTCGAGGAGTCCGGGCACATGCCGCACGGTGACCACCCGGACCGCTTCGTCGAGGTCGTCCAGCGCTTCATCGACTCGACCGCGCCGTACGAGCACCAGCCGGAGCTGATGCGCAAGGCGCTGCAGACCGGTGTCCGCCAGTACCCCGCCGTCGACATCGAGTCGGACCTGGCGTAACGCTCCGCGGCACGCCGCGGCCCGAAGACCCGCCCGCACCCTGCCGGCACGGCATGATGGCCGTATGGCAGTGCGGCCGCGCTCCGCCCCGGTGGCGGACATCAGCCAGGAATGGCTGTCCGCACTGCGCTGGGTCGCCGTGGCCGGCTCCGTGGCCGGCGCCGTGTTGTATTCCAACTGGCTTCTGGAGAACTACTTCACGCGCTCGCTGCTGCCGGACCCCGACATGTACATCAGCGAGCTGTCCGCGGCGGACCAACCGTACGGCGAGTGGTTCCGGGCCTGCGACCGGGCCTGCGCCGTCGTGCTGGTCGTCGCGGCTGCCGCCGCGCTGATCAGTGTTCGGGGCAGCCGGTGGAGCAAGGCCGGCTGGGGTGCGCTCGGGGTTTTCGCGGTGGCGACGGGATTGGACAGCACGGTGTGGACGCTGGTGTGCGCGCCGAGTTCGAACGCGGCGTGCGCGGCCCGCGAGGCTGCCGGGACCGTGCCGCTGAGTCACCAGCTCCACTGGCTGAGCAGCGGGATGGCGCTGGCCGCCGCGATCGCGTCGCTGTTGGCGTTCGCCATCGCCGATTTCCGGGAGAATGCCCCGGCGCCGATACGGCGCGCCGGACTGCTCACGTTGGTGGCGCTGGTCGGGACCGCGATCTGGACCGGTGTGGCAATCCTGATCGACCACACCGACGTGATCGGCATGGTGGGCGTCGCGCAGCGGGCGGAGCTCGTGGCGTTCGCCGGTTGGCTGATCTACGTCGCCGTCCGCACCGCCCGGGTCCGAAGCGCCACCGGCCCGTGAGCCGGGGCGCCGATGTCGAGGTCGGCGGTTACCGGGTGCGCATTCTCGTCGACGGCGACACGGGCCCCGTGGTGGTGTTGTGCAGCGGCCTCGGCGGCCGGGCGCTGCACTGGCGTGACACGGCGGCAGACCTGGCCGCCGACCACACCGTGGTGCGGTTCGACCGGCCCGGCACACCGGTGACCGGTGCCCCGCGCAGCCCCACAGTCCGGGGGGAGGCCGACCGGATCGCGGCCGTCCTCGATGCCGTGCGCTGTGCCGATAAGGCGGTGGTGGTGGGGCATTCGGTCGGCGGCTTCTATGCCGAGGCATTCGCGCGTCTGTATCCGCAACGCACCCGCGCCCTGGTGCTGCTGGATTCCAGCGTTGCCGCCGAGGACCGACGGCTTAGATTGCCCTTGCGCGCCAAGGTCACCGTCGCCGACGCGGCCGCTAAGGCACTGCGCGACCTGCACCTCCGGGAACCCCTGACCCGCGCCGGCCTCGCCCTCGCGCAGCGACGACGCCCCGACGGGCTCGACGCGCAAATGCGGGACGAAATAAACAGCGCGGCAATCGATTCCGCTTTTCTGAGCGCGCTGTTCACCGAATATGTTGGGTATCACGAGCTCGCGGCCGAGTTGTATCACCTGCGGCCCGGCAACCCGCTGCCCCCGGTGCCGCGCGTGGTGGCCACCGCCCATACGGGTCGGCGCACCCGGCGCTGGCTTACCCAGCAGATCGGGCTGGCCGAAACCCTCGGTGCCGAACACGTCACCATCAGCCCCGCCGGGCACCTCGTGATGATCGAACGGCCGCACAGCAGCGCAGACCTCATCCGCTCCGTCGCGAGCCGGGCCTAGCAGCGCTCCAAGAATTCTCCAAGAACTCTCCTGGAATCTTTTCTCCGCAACCCGCTTCGGCGGAGCAGGGCTTTGCCGTAACTGCCAGCTCAACAACCGCGTCACCGCGTAAGATTCGCCGAGATATTGAACGCCGAGGAGGGGACCAAGACCATGGGCATGCGCGACATGATCCGGGGCGAGTTCGTCGACATCATCGAATGGCTCGACGACACGAACACCACCCTGGCATGGCGGTTCCCGCGGTATGACAACGAGATCAAGAACGGCGCCCAGCTGATCGTCCGGGAGGGCCAGCGGGCGATGTTCGTCTACCGCGGGCAGCTGGCCGATCAATTCACCCCCGGCCACTACACCCTGACCAGTGAGAACATGCCGATCCTGGGCACCCTGCAGGGTTGGAAGTACGGGTTCAACAGTCCCTTCCGCTCCGAGGTCTACTACGTCAACACCCGGCCCTATCCCGACTTGCGTTGGGGCACACCGCAACCCGTGACGGTGCGGGATCCGGACTTCAAGATGGTGCAGGTACGGGCCAACGGCACCACGGTGGTGCGGGTCACCGACCCCACCGTCTTCCTGCGCCAGGTGCTCGGCACCCAGAGTGCGGTGGAGATGGACCAGATCACCGAGTTGATCCGCCGCAACATCGCCCTGGCGTTCAACGACCTGGTCATGGGCAGCGGCCTGGGCGCGATTGACCTGCAGGGCCGCCAGGTGGAGTTGTCCGACAAGCTGCGGGAATTCGTGGCCCAGCGAGTGCAAGCTTTCGGCCTCGGGATCGACGCTGTCACCATGACGATCTCGCTGCCGGAGGAGATCCAGCAGGCGATGACCCGCGGCGTTGCACGAGGTGTGGAGGAAAGCGGCTTCCTGAACAACGTCGGCGATCTCAACCGCTTCGAGCAGGCCCGCCGGGCCGACGCGATGCTGGCCGCCGCCCAGAACGAAGGGGGCGGCGCGGCCGGCTCGGCGATCCAGGCCGGGCTCGGCGTCGCGCTGGGCGCCCAGATGGCCAACGCCGCACAACCCCAGGTTCAGCCGCAACAATTCGCGGCCACCCAGCAGCCGATGCAGGGGGCGCCCCCGCCGCTGCCCACCCAACAACTGTTCCACTTCGATCAGGGTGGCCAGCCCGCCGGTCCCTACCCTGTCAGCGCGCTGCGACCGTTCGTCGCCGGCGGCCAGCTGACCCGCGACACCGTCGTGTGGACCGAGGGGATGGCGAATTGGGCTCCGGCGTCGAGCGTGCCGGCGCTGCAGTCGCTGTTCAGTACACCGCCTCCCCTGCCCGGCACGCCGCCCCCGCTTCCGCAGCAATGAATTACGACCCGGGCGCCCCGCGGCCTCCGCATCCGCAACCGCCGCCCATGCCTCCACGACCCGCGGGCCCCCCGGCCGGCCCGCCGCCGCTGCCGCCACGGCAAGCGGGGCCGCCCCCGTTGCCGTCCCGACCGGCGGGTCCCCCGCCGTTGCCACCCAGACAAGCCGGGCCGCAGGCCAGCCCGCCGCCGATGCCGCCGCGTCAGGCCCCTCCGCCACTGCCACCGCGTCAGGCCCCGCTGCCGCAGACAACTCCGCCGCCCGTGCGTCCGTTCGCCGGGCCGCCGGCGGCGGGCCCCGCGATGTTCCACCAAACGGAGCGCACTCTCACCTATCCGTGCGCCTCCTGTGGCGGACAGCTCAACTTCGACATCGCCAGCCAGAAGATGCGCTGCCCCAGCTGCGGCAACTACTCCGACGTCAACGCGCCGAACACTCCGGTCCGTTCGCGGGAACTGCGCGGTGCGATGCAACAGCTGCGGGAGACGCAACGCGGCCAGGAGGGCCCGAATGTTTCCGGCATGCGCGAGGTCAAGTGCCAGAACTGCGGCGGCACAACCGAATTCGCCGGCAGCCTGACCTCCACCAAGTGTCCCTACTGCGCGACACCGATCCAGCGAGACGACGTGCACAACGCTCCCGCACGGTTGCCGGTGGACGGTGTGGTGCCGTTCCGGGTCGACGAGAAGCAGGCCCGTCAGCTCATCGAAAAGTGGGTCACCAAGCGCTGGTTCGCGCCTACCGACTTCAAGAAGTACCGGGAGATCGGCGCCTTCTCCAGTCTCTACACTGCCTATTTCACGTACGACGCCAACACCGATACCTGGTACGAGGGCGAGCGCGGTGAGGACTACCAGGTCCGGGTTGGCACCGACAGCGACGGCGACCCCATCTACGAGACCCGCACGTCGTGGTATCGCGTTGCGGGACAGGTCAACAACGTCTTCGCCGACCTGCCGGTGCTGGCCAACGACAGCGAGAACCTCAATCGCAAACGGATCAAACAGCTCGAACCCTGGCCGGTCGAGCAGGCCCGGGCCTACTCACCGGAGTTCGTCGCTGGCCACCTCTGCCGCACCTACGACAAGGACGCCGAACAGGCACTGCCCGAGGCGCAACAGGAGATGGAGCAGGCCGTCGAGCGGACCGTGCGATCCGACATCGGGGGCGACCGGCAGCGGATCCACCAGCTGCGCACCAATTGGAATTACCTGGGTTTCAAGCACATCCTGCTCCCGATCTGGCTGCTGACCGTCATGTACAGCAACCGACCGTTCCAGGTCGCCATCAACGGCCTCACCGGCGAGGTGGCCGGCGATCGGCCATGGAGCAAGGTCAAGCTGGCGATCGCCATCACGTGTGCGGTGCTGGCCGTGATCCTGGTGATCGCGATCTGGGCGTATTTCCATTCGCACGGCCATCATTCGAGCCGAACTCCCAGCCGCGTTCACAGGAGGTAGTCGATGGACATCGTCGTAGCGGTGATCCTGATTCTGGCGCTGCTGGTGGGTTCGGCGGTGGCGGTGGTGGCGGTCGTCAATCACCGCCAGCAACGGGCGCTGACCGACGCCAATCAGCTGATCCCGGGCCGGCCCACCCGCGCTCCCCGGTCGTGGGCCGTGTCGCACGATCCCGAAGCCCGGCTGCACCGCCGGCTGCGGGATGCCATGAAAGCTCTCTACGCCGTCAATGCCGTCGATACCGGGACGACGGTGGTGCTGCGCGCCGATCTGGAACAGACGGCGCTCGATCTCGACGACCACCTCGTCGCCGTCGCCCAGCTCGCACCCAATCACCGCGACGAGTTGCTCGCCACCATCACGACAACGGTCGAGTCCATCGAAGCCGCCGTGGCCCGCTACGCCACCGCCGCCACGATGCCCGACTCCACCACCCTCGAGGCTGACCTCGCCACCGTGCAACAACACCTCGACGTGACCCGGGAAGTGCAGCGACGGCTCACCGCCTGACCGGCGGCAGCACGGGAGTCACCAGCTCGCCGCTGCGCAGGTAGCTGTCCAGGTTGCGAATCGCCAGCAGCGCCATGGCCTTTCGGGTGCGGGCCGTGGCGCTGCCGATGTGCGGGAAGAGCACCACGTTGTCCATGGTGAACAGCTCGGCCGGCACGTGCGGTTCGTCGGCGAAGACGTCCAAACCCGCTCCCCCAAGGCCGCCGCCGCGCAGCAACTCGACGAGTGCGTCCTGATCCACGACGCTGCCGCGGGCGATGTTGACCAGATAGCCGTCCGGACCCAGTGCCTGCAGGACGGCGCGGTCGACCAGATGATGGGTTCCGCCGTCGCCGGTGGTGGCGACGACCAGGACGTCGACGGACTCGGCGAGTTCGGCAGCCGACTCCGCATACCGGTACGGCGAGCCGTCGACGCGGTGGCGGTTGTGATAGGCGATGGCACAGTCGAATCCGCGCAGCCGGGTTGCGATCGCCGAACCGATGCGCCCCAGACCCAGGATGCCGACCTGCAGGCCGCTCACGTCGCGCGCATAGCCGAAGGGCCCGTCGGTCGCCCAGCGGCCGGCCCGCACGTAACGGTCGGCGGCGCCGAATCGGCGCAGTGTCATCAGGATCAGTCCCAGCGCGGTGTCGGCGACGGTGTCGGACAGCACGTCGGGGGTGTTGCTGACGCCGATGCCGCGACGCTTGGCCGCGTCGAGGTCGATGGCGTCCACTCCGGCCCCGTTGTTGACGATCGCCTGCAAGTTGGGCAGCGCGGCCATGGTGTCGGCGTCCGCGCCGGGTCCGCCTGAGGTCAGCACCACCCGGATCTCGGCGCCGTGTTCGGTGAGAAACTCCGTCCTGGCCGGACCGGCTGGGAGCGTGCGGAATTCATACCGCTTGGCCAGTTCGCTCTTGAATGTCGGCTCGAAGGGCCCGATCCCCAGCAACTCATTCGATTTCTGCACCGTCACCGTTCCATCTTCGCCCAAGCCGTCTGCGCATTACCCTTGGCGGCACAACGATTCCCGGCACAATGATTCCCGGCACGATGATTCCCCGGCACAGTGATTCCAAGGAGGTGGCAGTGGGCACGCAGGAAGTACGGATGATCGTGTTGTCGACGGACGATCTCGATGAGTCGATCCGCTTCTACTCCGAGACCCTGGGCATGGCGGTGAAGTTCCGCGACGGCGACCACTTCGCCGCCCTGGACGGCGGGTCGATCACGCTGGCCCTCGCGACCGCGGTGGATCACCCCATCCCCGGACAGGTCGTCGTCGGCATCAAGACCTCGGACGTCGACGCCGCGGCCAAGGCCATCGAGGCCAGCGGCGGCGGCATCGTGCGGGCCCCCTACGACGATGCTCACGAGCGCCGCGCCGTGGTCTACGACAACAAAGGCAACGGTCTGGTGTTCTACAGCCCCCTGGCCCGGTGAGTTTCACCGGCGGCGCCAGTCTGCATCGGGGTGAGCAGAACCAACCTCTCGATGTCGATCTCCGCCGACGGCTACGTGGCCGGCCCCGATCAATCCGCTGAGCATCCCCTGGGCCGCGGCGGCGAACAGCTGCACGGCTGGCACCTCGGGCCCGCCAAAGACCATCCCGCCAACCGCCAGGTGGTGTCGGAGATGCTCGACGACATGGGCGCAACCATCATGGGGCGCAATATGTTCGGCCCGGTCCGCGGCGAGTGGGCGGGCTCCGACTGGGCCGGCTGGTGGGGTGACGTTCCGCCGTACCACTGCCCCGTCTTCGTCCTGACGCACTATCCGCACGAACCCATTGAGCTGCGGGGTGGGACGACGTTTCACTTCGTCACCGACGGCATCGAATCGGCCTATGCGCGAGCCCGGGACGCGGCCGGCGACCGGCCCATCTCGATCGCGGGCGGAGCCTCGTGCGCGCGGCAGGCGATCCGGGCCGGTCTCGTCGACGAGATCGATCTCCAGCTGAATCCGGTGATACTCGGCTCGGGCGAGCGTCTTTTCGACGGCCTGCCGGCCGGTGAACCCGGGCTCGAACTGGTCCGCGTACTCGAGGCGCCGGGCGTCGCGCATCTGCGGTACCGCGTCATCCGATAGGCCGCAAGAACCCGGCAAGAATCCACCAAGGATCCTTCAAGTCGCATCCGTGATCGTGAGCCTTACCAGCCACGAGAAGAAGGCGACGATCATGCGGATGTTCTGTTTCCACCACGCCGGCGGCGGCAGCCTGACATTCAAAGCCTGGCAGCGGGCTCTCGCGCCGGCGGTCGAGGTGATTCCCGTCGAGATCGCCAACCGCGAGCGCTTCAGCACGATGCGCGATCTCGTCGACGAGGTCAACGAGCAACTGCGCCCCTACCTCGACGAGCCGCACATGTTCTTCGGCCACAGCTTCGGCGCGCTGCTCGCCTACCGGCTGGCGTCGGTACGGGCGGCGGCGGGCGCCACGCTGCCCCGCGCGGTGTTCCTGTCCGCTTACGCCCCGCCGCACCTGCCGCCGCCGCTGCACCTGGTCGACGGCCTGGACGACGAGCAACTGGTCACGTTGTTCTCCGATCTGGGCGGCTGGCCCACCGGATTGACCCGCTGGCCCACGCTGCACGAGCGGGCCGTCAGCACCACCCGGCACGACCTGCGGCTCTGCGCGAC
This genomic stretch from Mycobacterium paragordonae harbors:
- a CDS encoding 2-hydroxyacid dehydrogenase, which translates into the protein MTVQKSNELLGIGPFEPTFKSELAKRYEFRTLPAGPARTEFLTEHGAEIRVVLTSGGPGADADTMAALPNLQAIVNNGAGVDAIDLDAAKRRGIGVSNTPDVLSDTVADTALGLILMTLRRFGAADRYVRAGRWATDGPFGYARDVSGLQVGILGLGRIGSAIATRLRGFDCAIAYHNRHRVDGSPYRYAESAAELAESVDVLVVATTGDGGTHHLVDRAVLQALGPDGYLVNIARGSVVDQDALVELLRGGGLGGAGLDVFADEPHVPAELFTMDNVVLFPHIGSATARTRKAMALLAIRNLDSYLRSGELVTPVLPPVRR
- a CDS encoding VOC family protein, whose protein sequence is MIPRHSDSKEVAVGTQEVRMIVLSTDDLDESIRFYSETLGMAVKFRDGDHFAALDGGSITLALATAVDHPIPGQVVVGIKTSDVDAAAKAIEASGGGIVRAPYDDAHERRAVVYDNKGNGLVFYSPLAR
- a CDS encoding dihydrofolate reductase family protein, giving the protein MSRTNLSMSISADGYVAGPDQSAEHPLGRGGEQLHGWHLGPAKDHPANRQVVSEMLDDMGATIMGRNMFGPVRGEWAGSDWAGWWGDVPPYHCPVFVLTHYPHEPIELRGGTTFHFVTDGIESAYARARDAAGDRPISIAGGASCARQAIRAGLVDEIDLQLNPVILGSGERLFDGLPAGEPGLELVRVLEAPGVAHLRYRVIR
- a CDS encoding thioesterase II family protein, with the protein product MSLTSHEKKATIMRMFCFHHAGGGSLTFKAWQRALAPAVEVIPVEIANRERFSTMRDLVDEVNEQLRPYLDEPHMFFGHSFGALLAYRLASVRAAAGATLPRAVFLSAYAPPHLPPPLHLVDGLDDEQLVTLFSDLGGWPTGLTRWPTLHERAVSTTRHDLRLCATDREENSAELPCPIHVFGGSEDPLVSESDLREWRTRTTADFSVQILRGGHFYLRDRQPLFETLKPLVSTVLAA